Proteins encoded in a region of the Populus nigra chromosome 3, ddPopNigr1.1, whole genome shotgun sequence genome:
- the LOC133688973 gene encoding remorin 4.1-like, translating to MLSAQRPSSSTTTSGDQTSQDHGPDNENEQIRDIHALTPPHPPPRNRWETGSSHHGSYSMSMSGEGASSENFTTMSREFNALVVAGSAIGTSNTTNNSIFDHSDIVSSALLSRIGEDDHDVPEETNPLAIVPDNNPSDPEPSSRRLGSGRVGSGSHGGEVSVIRVKKEEVETKITAWQNAKIAKINNRLKREDAIINGWESEQVQKSTSWMKKVERKLEEKRARALEKMQNEVAKAHRKAEERRASAEAKRGTKVARVLEVANLMRAVGRAPAKRSFF from the exons atGTTAAGTGCTCAAAGACCCTCCTCCAGCACCACAACCAGCGGAGATCAAACCAGTCAAGACCATGGCCCTGATAATGAAAATGAACAAATCCGTGACATCCATGCTCTAACCCCACCTCATCCACCGCCTCGAAACCGTTGGGAAACAGGCAGCAGTCATCATGGATCATACTCTATGTCCATGAGCGGTGAAGGTGCTTCCAGTGAAAACTTCACTACCATGAGTAGAGAGTTTAATGCTCTTGTGGTTGCAGGGTCTGCTATAGGAACTAGTAACACCACCAACAATAGCATCTTTGATCACAGCGATATTGTAAGCAGCGCCTTGTTGTCTAGAATTGGAGAGGATGATCATGACGTGCCTGAAGAAACTAACCCTTTGGCTATTGTGCCCGACAACAACCCTTCAGACCCCGAACCAAGCTCGAGAAGGCTCGGGTCCGGTCGTGTGGGTAGTGGTAGCCATGGTGGTGAAGTGTCGGTGATAAGAGTGAAAAAAGAGGAGGTTGAGACTAAGATAACTGCATGGCAAAATGCAAAGATTGCAAAGATCAATAATAGGCTCAAGAGAGAAGATGCTATAATTAATGGGTGGGAGAGTGAGCAGGTGCAAAAGTCTACTTCTTGGATGAAGAAGGTTGAG AGGAAGTTAGAGGAGAAAAGAGCAAGAGCCTTAGAGAAGATGCAAAATGAGGTAGCAAAGGCACACAGAAAGGCAGAGGAGAGAAGGGCATCAGCTGAAGCTAAGAGAGGAACCAAGGTTGCTAGAGTTCTTGAAGTAGCCAATTTGATGAGAGCTGTTGGCAGAGCTCCTGCCAAACGATCCTTCTTTTGA
- the LOC133688291 gene encoding uncharacterized protein LOC133688291: MASRRNVRYSALPDDDNDDKFGVQYDPRFDYTPGSFDRVPWKSIFLAIFLLFLGCVLLSLSFFIFTGHMGGEKSQAYGLLALGIITFMPGFYETRIAYYSWRGAKGYQFASIPKY, encoded by the exons atggCATCAAGGCGCAATGTTCGTTACAGTGCTCTTCCTGATGATGACAATGATGATAAATTTGGTGTACAATATGACCCTCGATTTGATTATACACCTGGATCTTTTGATAGAGTCCCATGGAAGTCCattttccttgcaatttttCTGCTCTTCCTTGGATGTGTACTTCTCTCTCTATCATTCTTTATCTTCACTGGTCACATGGGAGGAGAGAAGTCCCAAGCTTATGGTCTCTTAGCTCTCGGAATCATTACCTTCATGCCGG GCTTTTACGAAACTCGGATAGCATATTATTCATGGAGGGGTGCTAAGGGATATCAGTTTGCTTCTATCCCTAAATATTAG